The following are encoded in a window of Paraburkholderia sp. HP33-1 genomic DNA:
- a CDS encoding type VI secretion system Vgr family protein: MFKPAQDRTLGLSSHALPTWGNEPLLAPLRMRGTESLGKLYRYTLDVATIERPTLGLWQAQELVVPDNLIGQVIDISIAFDGNGLFGQQVLEPGDMAHVGAGRRTISGLITGMKETGTDDRRAHYRFVVRPWLWLATKNCESRIFQNASVVDITDRILKERYHFPVVMELGAPGLRKGYPKRDYVRQMWESDFEFLTRIWREWGIYYLFDGITLVLCDSPGSHKQHDNAYDTIRYHAPDSRHVDEEHIHRLEVSRQITTGKVSLIDYDYTRPGVHFEGEYKSFSERAYDNIEQHGWGDYSQPLAGATGLSGERNDFRNEAEHLASVRVDAMRCHRLRLKGQGNLRGLRTGKTFWLDNHPQHEINAEYLVVSTTLDIRNAAQNTQSPGNDTNDALRQYVTRFVLQPANTFFRNRPKKKPRCAAETAIVVGPERQPIWVDGYARAKVRFVWDRLGPKNENASCWVRVSSPWQGDGFGAIYPPRVGQEVMVSYHEEDPDKPYVSGRMINRWNQPPWKLPDNQALSGILSSELKDGRDGQTNHIVLDDTPGQLQSQLASDHASSRLVLGYNTRVVREAGRQQARGEGWELATDAWGVARANRGMLITTEARRGASAPAKDIGETVARLTQARDIHENLAGLARQYEAQEQQTSQSDVSRAIKAQNEAIRGVAARADLPFPQLTEPDMVLASAAGVGLTAAQSTHVASVEHTALTAGGHVSMAAAKSLLASAVNGVRVFARNLGIRLKAASGKVRIEAQSDDVEVIAQRVVSIISRTDSINLMASKEIVLHAGSTQVVINSEGYRVYTDGEHRVHAGSHQNDGPAARPVSVPVTPGKPGKLAAHHVLIEHLTGFALPNQPYRITLDDGQVIQGVTNALGETSLVTSNLLAFATVELFAASEPDKVIAVSKGAVIRDADEPFTGAVPNPEKRSARVARQTVASPNQGATTEDKPPEFVSCDPMNFGLRFHHFINGATQADAPAGMSMRKDVEYPVTKAYTAAIRTALKGIDWTAVTWPLNSSWRNMIQNAVRRQLEDALGSGPFGLPQGYAATRGYGGALPKIVIVNPDRPTQYNLRQDVSAAFVGGDWVIAVNESEIARIVELRDQPVSLDNRLRAFADTLYHESRHCQQYFWMFSLLQHFPDDYRDLPNIQTVYSSTMLESVFTAAGNTPLPDDHRVHIGLHRMLVFHYYWLISYMQDKPGGEYARRDIAIAERKVRELLNISAEAAQQMAQFETGYRSQLHEEDAYACAEVVQAYWQNPGDPLVRNPGTCTSQYADAVRTVGARS; this comes from the coding sequence ATGTTCAAACCCGCACAGGACCGCACGCTAGGTCTTTCCAGTCACGCACTACCCACATGGGGCAATGAGCCTTTGCTGGCTCCGCTACGCATGCGCGGCACCGAATCCCTGGGCAAGCTCTATCGATACACGCTCGACGTGGCGACGATCGAACGTCCGACGCTCGGATTGTGGCAAGCACAGGAACTGGTCGTACCCGATAACCTGATTGGCCAGGTCATCGACATTTCGATCGCTTTCGACGGGAACGGATTGTTCGGTCAGCAGGTGTTGGAACCCGGCGACATGGCACACGTGGGTGCGGGCCGCCGCACGATTTCGGGCCTCATCACGGGCATGAAAGAGACCGGCACCGACGACCGGCGCGCACATTACCGCTTCGTCGTACGCCCCTGGCTGTGGCTGGCCACGAAGAACTGCGAAAGCAGGATCTTTCAGAACGCGAGCGTGGTGGACATCACGGACCGGATACTCAAGGAGCGTTATCACTTTCCGGTCGTGATGGAATTGGGCGCGCCCGGTTTGCGCAAAGGCTACCCAAAGCGGGACTATGTCCGGCAGATGTGGGAATCTGATTTCGAATTCCTCACGCGGATCTGGAGAGAATGGGGAATCTACTATCTGTTCGACGGAATCACGCTGGTACTGTGCGATTCGCCCGGCTCGCACAAACAGCACGACAACGCGTACGACACTATCCGCTATCACGCGCCTGACAGCCGGCACGTCGACGAAGAGCACATTCACAGGCTCGAGGTCTCGCGTCAGATCACGACGGGCAAGGTCAGTCTGATCGACTACGACTACACGCGCCCCGGCGTGCACTTCGAGGGCGAGTACAAGAGCTTCAGCGAGCGGGCCTACGACAACATCGAGCAACACGGCTGGGGCGACTACTCGCAGCCGCTCGCCGGCGCGACGGGATTGTCAGGCGAGCGAAACGACTTCCGCAATGAAGCCGAACACCTCGCGAGCGTGCGCGTCGATGCAATGCGCTGCCACCGGCTGCGTCTGAAGGGCCAGGGGAATCTGCGCGGCCTGAGAACCGGGAAAACATTCTGGCTCGACAATCATCCGCAACACGAAATCAACGCCGAGTACCTGGTGGTATCGACCACGCTCGACATTCGCAACGCGGCGCAGAACACGCAGTCGCCCGGTAACGACACGAACGATGCGCTGCGCCAGTACGTGACCCGCTTCGTGCTTCAGCCTGCCAATACATTCTTCAGAAACCGCCCGAAGAAAAAGCCGCGCTGCGCGGCGGAAACGGCAATCGTGGTTGGGCCCGAGCGCCAGCCGATCTGGGTCGATGGATACGCGCGCGCCAAGGTGCGTTTCGTGTGGGACAGGCTTGGCCCGAAAAACGAAAATGCCAGTTGCTGGGTGCGCGTGTCGTCGCCGTGGCAAGGTGATGGTTTCGGCGCGATCTATCCGCCGCGCGTCGGTCAGGAGGTCATGGTCAGCTACCACGAAGAGGACCCGGACAAGCCGTACGTATCGGGCCGGATGATCAATCGCTGGAACCAGCCGCCCTGGAAGTTACCGGATAACCAGGCCCTTTCAGGCATCCTTAGCAGTGAGCTCAAAGATGGCCGCGACGGCCAGACCAATCACATCGTACTGGACGACACGCCGGGCCAACTCCAGTCACAGCTCGCCAGCGATCACGCGAGCTCGCGCCTCGTGCTGGGCTACAACACGCGTGTCGTGCGCGAGGCCGGCCGACAACAGGCACGCGGTGAAGGCTGGGAACTGGCCACCGACGCATGGGGTGTCGCGCGTGCCAACAGGGGCATGCTGATCACCACCGAGGCGCGTCGCGGCGCGAGCGCGCCGGCAAAGGATATCGGCGAGACCGTGGCGCGTCTCACGCAGGCGCGCGATATCCACGAGAACCTCGCGGGTCTCGCGCGGCAGTATGAGGCACAGGAACAGCAGACCAGTCAAAGCGACGTATCGCGGGCCATCAAGGCGCAGAACGAGGCGATACGCGGCGTCGCGGCGCGTGCGGACCTTCCATTCCCGCAACTGACCGAGCCCGACATGGTGCTGGCCAGCGCGGCGGGGGTCGGTCTCACGGCAGCGCAAAGCACGCACGTGGCGAGTGTCGAACACACCGCGCTCACAGCGGGCGGACACGTCAGCATGGCGGCGGCGAAATCGCTGCTGGCGTCGGCAGTCAACGGCGTGCGGGTGTTCGCGCGCAATCTCGGCATCAGGCTCAAGGCCGCGTCAGGCAAGGTGCGGATCGAAGCGCAAAGCGATGATGTCGAGGTCATCGCGCAGCGGGTCGTCAGCATCATCAGTAGAACCGATTCGATCAATCTGATGGCCAGCAAAGAGATCGTGCTCCATGCGGGAAGCACGCAAGTGGTCATCAATTCAGAAGGGTACAGGGTCTATACGGATGGGGAGCATCGGGTCCATGCGGGTAGTCATCAGAATGACGGGCCAGCGGCGCGGCCTGTCAGTGTGCCGGTAACGCCCGGAAAGCCGGGCAAGCTGGCCGCGCATCATGTTCTGATCGAACACCTTACGGGCTTTGCACTGCCGAACCAGCCGTACCGGATCACGCTCGACGATGGTCAAGTGATTCAGGGCGTGACCAATGCGCTTGGAGAAACGAGTCTCGTCACCAGCAATCTGCTTGCGTTCGCGACGGTCGAACTGTTCGCCGCGAGTGAGCCGGACAAGGTTATTGCCGTGAGCAAAGGCGCGGTGATCAGGGACGCGGACGAGCCGTTTACGGGCGCAGTGCCCAACCCCGAGAAGCGCAGCGCGAGGGTCGCACGCCAGACCGTGGCCTCACCCAATCAAGGCGCGACGACAGAAGACAAGCCGCCCGAATTCGTTTCGTGCGATCCGATGAACTTCGGTCTGCGCTTTCATCACTTCATCAACGGTGCGACCCAGGCTGATGCGCCGGCCGGTATGTCGATGCGCAAGGATGTTGAGTACCCGGTGACCAAGGCTTATACGGCTGCGATAAGAACTGCGTTGAAGGGCATCGACTGGACCGCAGTGACGTGGCCTTTGAATTCCAGTTGGAGAAACATGATTCAAAACGCGGTCAGGCGGCAATTGGAAGACGCGCTTGGCTCCGGCCCTTTTGGATTGCCACAAGGCTATGCCGCAACGCGGGGATATGGGGGTGCCTTGCCAAAGATTGTGATTGTCAATCCGGATCGGCCAACGCAGTACAATCTGCGACAGGATGTCAGCGCCGCGTTCGTCGGTGGGGACTGGGTTATCGCCGTCAACGAGAGCGAGATCGCGCGCATCGTCGAACTCAGAGACCAGCCGGTCTCCCTAGATAACCGCCTCAGGGCATTTGCCGACACTCTGTATCACGAGTCCCGCCATTGCCAGCAGTACTTCTGGATGTTTTCGCTGCTTCAGCACTTTCCTGACGACTACCGGGACCTGCCGAATATCCAGACGGTCTATTCGTCGACGATGCTCGAAAGCGTCTTCACAGCGGCAGGGAACACGCCCTTGCCGGACGATCATCGTGTTCACATCGGTCTGCACAGAATGCTCGTATTTCACTACTACTGGCTGATTTCTTACATGCAGGACAAACCAGGCGGTGAGTATGCCAGGCGAGACATCGCGATTGCCGAAAGGAAGGTACGTGAACTCCTGAATATCTCTGCGGAAGCCGCACAACAAATGGCGCAATTCGAAACCGGATACAGGAGCCAACTTCATGAAGAAGATGCCTACGCCTGCGCGGAAGTGGTTCAGGCCTACTGGCAGAATCCTGGTGATCCTCTCGTTCGCAATCCCGGCACATGCACATCTCAGTATGCCGACGCCGTCAGGACCGTCGGGGCAAGGAGTTGA
- a CDS encoding SulP family inorganic anion transporter, with the protein MEADRPVPHQEQTAKSARHWMRWLPGLTVLKAYQLSWLPSDLTAGLVLTTMLVPVGIAYAAASGVPGVYGLYATIVPLLAYALFGPSRILVLGPDSALAAPILAVVVQVAAGDPARAIAVASMMAIVSGLFCIVMGLLRLGFITELLSKPIRYGYMNGIAFAVLISQLPKLFAISIEERGPLRDIWSLIQAIADGQSNWYSFAVGAGSLVLILFLKRFEKLPGILIAVIVATLCVTVLHLDSVGVKVLGKIPQGLPTFALPWAADADLVKILLGGCAVALISFADTSVLSRTFAARFGSRVDPNQEMVGLGAANLAAGLFQGFPISSSSSRTPVAEAAGAKTQLTGVVGAVAVAALLMAAPNLMRYLPNSALAAVVIAAAIGLFEITDLKRIFRIQQWEFWLSMACFAGVAVFGAIPGIGFAVVIAVIEFLWDGWRPHYAVLGRVEGLRGYHDIERYPHAERIPGLVLFRWDAPLFFANAEQFQERLLEAVAASPAPIRRVVVAAEPVTSVDVTSADMLRDLTRTLGERGIALHFAEMKDPVRDKLRRFELTDLIGDACFHPTVGSAVDSYVEGVGKS; encoded by the coding sequence ATGGAAGCGGACAGGCCAGTTCCCCACCAGGAGCAGACTGCGAAAAGCGCACGCCATTGGATGCGCTGGCTGCCGGGACTGACGGTGCTCAAGGCTTACCAACTGAGCTGGTTGCCGAGCGATCTGACTGCGGGCCTGGTATTGACCACGATGCTGGTGCCGGTCGGGATCGCCTACGCGGCGGCTTCCGGCGTCCCAGGGGTGTATGGCCTCTACGCCACGATCGTTCCGCTGTTGGCGTATGCACTGTTCGGCCCGAGCCGGATTCTCGTGCTAGGCCCCGACTCCGCGCTCGCGGCTCCGATTCTGGCGGTCGTCGTGCAAGTCGCGGCGGGCGACCCGGCGCGCGCGATCGCGGTAGCCAGCATGATGGCGATCGTGTCCGGGCTGTTCTGTATTGTGATGGGCTTGCTACGGCTGGGATTCATCACCGAGCTACTGTCGAAGCCCATTCGCTACGGCTACATGAACGGCATTGCATTCGCCGTTCTGATCAGCCAGTTACCCAAACTGTTTGCCATCTCGATCGAAGAGCGCGGGCCATTGCGGGACATCTGGAGCCTCATACAGGCAATCGCCGATGGCCAATCCAACTGGTACAGCTTTGCGGTGGGCGCGGGAAGCCTCGTACTGATCCTGTTTCTCAAGCGCTTCGAGAAGCTGCCGGGCATCCTGATCGCGGTGATCGTCGCGACGCTGTGCGTGACCGTCTTGCACCTCGATAGCGTCGGCGTGAAAGTGCTCGGCAAGATTCCTCAAGGCCTGCCGACATTCGCGCTACCCTGGGCCGCCGACGCCGATCTGGTCAAGATCCTGCTCGGCGGCTGTGCGGTCGCGCTAATCTCGTTCGCCGATACCAGCGTGCTGTCGCGAACTTTCGCGGCACGTTTTGGTAGCCGTGTCGACCCCAATCAGGAGATGGTCGGGCTCGGGGCGGCCAACCTGGCGGCCGGCCTGTTCCAGGGCTTTCCAATCAGCAGCAGTTCGTCGCGCACGCCGGTCGCCGAGGCGGCGGGCGCGAAGACGCAACTGACGGGAGTCGTGGGCGCGGTGGCGGTCGCGGCGCTGCTGATGGCCGCACCCAATCTGATGCGCTACCTGCCCAACAGCGCGCTCGCCGCGGTCGTCATTGCGGCCGCGATTGGTCTCTTCGAGATCACGGACCTCAAGCGGATATTCCGGATCCAGCAATGGGAGTTCTGGCTGTCGATGGCCTGCTTTGCCGGCGTCGCGGTGTTCGGTGCGATTCCCGGGATCGGCTTCGCGGTAGTGATCGCGGTCATCGAATTTCTGTGGGACGGCTGGCGGCCGCACTATGCGGTGCTCGGTCGCGTCGAGGGTTTGCGCGGCTACCACGACATCGAGCGCTACCCGCATGCCGAGCGAATCCCAGGGCTCGTGCTGTTTCGCTGGGATGCACCGCTCTTCTTTGCGAACGCCGAGCAGTTTCAGGAGCGCCTGCTCGAAGCCGTCGCCGCATCGCCCGCGCCGATACGGCGCGTGGTGGTGGCGGCCGAACCGGTGACGAGCGTGGACGTGACCTCCGCCGACATGCTGCGAGATCTGACGCGCACGCTCGGCGAGCGCGGGATTGCGCTGCATTTTGCGGAGATGAAGGATCCGGTTCGCGACAAGCTCAGGCGTTTCGAGTTGACTGATCTGATTGGGGATGCCTGCTTTCATCCGACTGTGGGTAGTGCGGTTGATAGCTATGTCGAGGGGGTGGGGAAGAGCTAG
- the hemC gene encoding hydroxymethylbilane synthase has product MNTETFSTPPHTLVIASRESRLAMWQAEHVRCALHKLYPSCDVKILGMTTRGDQILDRTLSKVGGKGLFVKELEAALADGRADLAVHSLKDVPMELPAGFALSVIMEREDPRDALVSNQYDSLAALPAGAVVGTSSLRREAMLRMRYPHLDVRPLRGNLDTRLAKLDRGDYAAIILAAAGLKRLGLANRIRALLDPEDSLPAAGQGALGIEIRADRADLAAWLAPLHHQHTAAAVEAERMVSRALGGSCEVPLAAYATWGDGALHLRGIVATPDGQRVLSAHASAPAPTLERALALGEEVAHSLAQQGALDIVRALSTASGPAAAPGAAASE; this is encoded by the coding sequence ATGAACACCGAGACGTTTTCCACGCCACCCCACACGCTTGTGATTGCGTCGCGAGAAAGCCGACTTGCCATGTGGCAGGCAGAGCATGTGCGATGTGCGTTGCACAAATTATATCCATCTTGTGACGTAAAAATCCTCGGGATGACGACACGTGGTGATCAGATTCTCGATCGCACGCTGTCGAAGGTCGGCGGTAAAGGGCTGTTCGTGAAGGAGCTCGAAGCCGCGCTCGCCGATGGCCGTGCCGACCTCGCGGTGCATTCACTGAAAGACGTGCCGATGGAACTGCCCGCGGGTTTCGCGCTGTCCGTGATCATGGAACGCGAGGACCCGCGCGATGCACTCGTATCCAACCAGTACGACTCGCTCGCCGCGCTGCCGGCCGGTGCCGTGGTCGGCACCTCGAGCCTGCGTCGTGAAGCGATGCTGCGCATGCGCTATCCGCATCTCGACGTGCGGCCGTTGCGCGGCAATCTCGATACACGGCTCGCCAAGCTCGATCGCGGCGACTACGCGGCGATCATTCTGGCCGCGGCCGGTCTGAAGCGACTGGGTCTCGCCAATCGGATCCGCGCGCTGCTCGATCCCGAGGACAGTTTGCCCGCGGCGGGCCAAGGCGCGCTCGGCATCGAGATTCGCGCCGATCGCGCGGACCTCGCCGCCTGGCTCGCGCCGCTGCACCATCAGCACACGGCGGCGGCCGTCGAAGCGGAGCGCATGGTGTCGCGCGCGCTTGGCGGCAGCTGCGAGGTGCCGCTTGCCGCCTACGCGACCTGGGGCGATGGCGCGCTGCATCTGCGCGGCATCGTCGCCACGCCGGACGGCCAGCGCGTGCTCAGCGCGCACGCGTCGGCGCCCGCGCCCACGTTGGAACGTGCGCTCGCGCTCGGCGAGGAAGTGGCGCACTCGCTCGCGCAACAGGGCGCGCTCGACATCGTCCGCGCGCTCAGTACGGCGAGCGGTCCCGCGGCCGCGCCCGGCGCGGCGGCCAGCGAGTGA
- the hemDX gene encoding fused uroporphyrinogen-III synthase HemD/membrane protein HemX: protein MAAVTPEKAPFTVVITRPAGQSTELVEQLETAGLASLDFPLIDIAPVVDDAPLCEALASLERYALVVFVSPNAVDHAFARHDDIWPHALPIGVVGPGSVHALARHGVSAPEHRVISPAAGADDESTSFDSESLFAAIEAQPGVASLEGKRVLIVRGDGGREWLAERLREAGAEVDTVAAYRRIVPEPSIGAWARVHELLAGAPHAWLLTSSEGVRNLCELAQEHLTAGEIAQLKHAPLVAPHPRIAQTARALGFDRITVSGAGDERIVRALVAAAAVPPVVQPVSSNPAQPRMTETNASTNASPQPPASTALPPNQPFTPYEAQKRRSTSGPLLWIVVVVIACAAGVGGFAMNRKLVRTEQQLAQRQQANDTQSNELRIKVDQALATVHQSDSQVAQLEGKLADAQAAQQALQQQYADLARNRDDWTFAEVGQMLSAASQQLQLTGNTQLALFALQSADTRLAASDSPQAAAVRKAIAQDIDKLKASPSTDLTGLAIKLDDAIDHVDSLPLSGEAPIPRATPHAATRADTAKVAAATGKPRWEVWIDEVLHGIGEQLTSLVQVRRIDNADAMLVTPDQGYFVRENLKLRLLSARLGLLSRNQTTLKSDLQAAQSALTRYFDASSKDTQTVIDLVKQVDAGSAAVELPNLDTSLQAVNQYRNRG, encoded by the coding sequence ATGGCCGCCGTCACGCCGGAGAAGGCGCCGTTCACAGTCGTGATCACACGACCGGCCGGCCAGTCGACCGAACTCGTCGAACAGCTCGAAACAGCCGGCCTGGCGTCGCTCGATTTTCCGCTGATCGACATCGCGCCCGTCGTCGACGACGCGCCGTTGTGCGAAGCGCTCGCGTCGCTCGAACGCTATGCGCTCGTCGTGTTTGTGTCGCCGAACGCGGTCGATCACGCTTTTGCGCGCCACGACGACATCTGGCCGCACGCGCTGCCGATCGGCGTGGTCGGCCCCGGTAGCGTGCATGCGCTCGCACGCCACGGCGTCAGCGCGCCCGAGCACCGTGTCATCAGCCCCGCAGCGGGGGCCGACGACGAATCGACGAGCTTCGACTCCGAAAGCCTCTTTGCCGCGATCGAGGCACAACCAGGTGTCGCGAGCCTCGAAGGCAAGCGAGTGCTGATCGTGCGCGGCGACGGCGGCCGCGAGTGGCTCGCCGAGCGCTTGCGCGAAGCGGGCGCCGAAGTCGACACGGTCGCCGCGTACCGGCGCATCGTGCCGGAGCCGTCGATCGGCGCCTGGGCACGCGTGCACGAACTGCTCGCGGGCGCGCCGCACGCGTGGCTTCTGACCAGCTCCGAAGGCGTGCGCAATCTTTGCGAACTCGCGCAAGAACACCTGACTGCCGGCGAGATCGCGCAGCTCAAACACGCGCCGCTCGTCGCGCCGCATCCCCGAATCGCGCAGACCGCGCGGGCATTGGGTTTTGATAGGATTACGGTGTCCGGCGCCGGCGACGAACGCATCGTCCGCGCCCTCGTTGCCGCGGCCGCCGTGCCTCCCGTCGTCCAACCGGTATCGTCCAACCCGGCTCAACCACGCATGACTGAAACGAACGCATCCACGAACGCCTCACCCCAGCCGCCGGCAAGCACCGCCTTGCCGCCGAACCAACCCTTCACGCCGTACGAAGCGCAAAAGCGCCGCAGCACGAGCGGACCTCTGCTGTGGATTGTCGTCGTGGTCATCGCATGCGCGGCGGGTGTGGGCGGCTTCGCGATGAACCGCAAGCTCGTGCGCACCGAGCAGCAGCTCGCGCAGCGTCAGCAGGCCAACGACACGCAGAGCAACGAACTGCGTATCAAGGTCGACCAGGCGCTCGCCACCGTGCATCAATCGGACTCCCAGGTCGCGCAGCTGGAGGGCAAGCTCGCAGATGCGCAGGCTGCGCAGCAGGCACTGCAGCAACAGTACGCGGATCTCGCGCGCAATCGCGACGACTGGACCTTTGCCGAAGTCGGACAGATGCTGTCGGCCGCGAGCCAGCAGTTGCAGCTGACCGGCAATACGCAGCTAGCGCTGTTCGCGCTGCAAAGCGCCGACACGCGCCTCGCCGCGTCGGATAGCCCGCAGGCGGCCGCGGTCCGCAAGGCGATCGCGCAGGACATCGACAAGCTGAAGGCCTCGCCGTCCACCGATCTCACCGGCCTCGCGATCAAGCTCGACGACGCGATCGATCACGTCGACAGTCTGCCGCTGTCGGGCGAAGCACCGATTCCGCGTGCCACGCCGCATGCGGCCACGAGAGCCGACACCGCGAAGGTGGCCGCGGCCACCGGCAAGCCGCGCTGGGAAGTGTGGATCGACGAGGTCTTGCACGGCATTGGCGAGCAGCTGACGAGCCTCGTGCAGGTGCGCCGTATCGATAACGCCGACGCGATGCTGGTCACGCCGGATCAAGGCTACTTCGTGCGCGAGAACCTGAAGCTACGTCTGCTGTCGGCGCGCCTCGGGCTGCTGTCGCGCAACCAGACCACGCTGAAGTCCGACCTGCAGGCGGCGCAGTCCGCGTTGACGCGTTACTTCGACGCGTCGTCGAAAGACACGCAGACGGTCATCGATCTGGTGAAGCAGGTGGACGCCGGTTCGGCCGCGGTCGAGCTGCCGAACCTCGATACGAGCCTGCAGGCCGTCAATCAATACCGGAACCGGGGTTAA
- a CDS encoding heme biosynthesis protein HemY produces MAIRGLLWLAALFAVAVVLAVGGRFDAGQVLLIYPPYRVDMSLNLFVVGVVVLFILLYALMRIIRNIWRMPQRVAAYRARSRVAKAHAALRDAIGNLYAGRFSRAEKAAKDALTNGDNKGAAGLIAATAAHRMHEYARRDEWLAQIDEADWQDARLMATADMRADGRDADGALNALTEMQSQGARRIHAQQIMLRAQQQLKNWGEVLKLVKTLEKREAIHPAVAVRLRQLAAENLLRDRRHNADALLELWNSLSATERHSPRLADTAAELLVALNRPQEARKIVEEALAQNWDARLLRRYPDTAGDDALPLIQKAEAWQKDRPEDADLMFALGRLCLRQQLWGKAQSFLERALKLADNETLKIRSHRALARLHEQLGDTDKASQHYRESALAMNVT; encoded by the coding sequence ATGGCGATCCGGGGACTTCTATGGCTCGCGGCGCTGTTCGCCGTCGCGGTCGTGCTCGCGGTGGGCGGGCGCTTCGACGCGGGACAGGTGCTGCTGATCTATCCGCCGTACCGGGTCGACATGTCGTTGAACCTGTTCGTCGTTGGGGTGGTGGTGCTGTTCATCCTGCTCTACGCGTTGATGCGCATCATCCGCAATATCTGGCGCATGCCGCAGCGCGTCGCCGCGTATCGCGCGCGTTCGCGTGTCGCGAAGGCGCACGCGGCGCTGCGCGACGCGATTGGCAACCTGTACGCGGGGCGTTTCTCGCGCGCGGAAAAGGCTGCCAAGGATGCGCTCACGAATGGCGACAACAAGGGCGCGGCCGGCCTGATCGCGGCGACCGCCGCGCATCGCATGCATGAATACGCGCGGCGCGACGAATGGCTCGCGCAGATCGACGAAGCCGACTGGCAGGACGCGCGCCTGATGGCCACGGCCGACATGCGTGCCGACGGCCGCGACGCCGACGGCGCGCTCAATGCGCTGACCGAGATGCAATCGCAGGGCGCGCGGCGCATCCACGCGCAGCAGATCATGCTCCGGGCGCAGCAACAGCTGAAGAACTGGGGCGAAGTGCTGAAGCTCGTGAAGACGCTGGAGAAGCGCGAGGCGATCCATCCGGCGGTCGCGGTGCGGCTGCGTCAGCTGGCGGCGGAGAATCTGCTGCGCGATCGTCGTCACAATGCGGACGCGCTGCTCGAATTGTGGAACTCGCTGTCGGCGACCGAGCGTCATTCGCCGCGTCTGGCCGATACCGCCGCCGAACTACTGGTCGCGCTGAACCGTCCGCAGGAGGCGCGCAAGATCGTCGAGGAGGCGCTCGCGCAGAACTGGGATGCGCGTCTGCTGCGCCGCTATCCGGACACGGCCGGTGACGATGCGCTGCCGCTGATCCAGAAGGCCGAGGCATGGCAGAAGGATCGCCCGGAAGATGCCGACCTGATGTTCGCGCTGGGGCGCCTGTGTCTGCGTCAGCAGTTGTGGGGCAAGGCGCAGTCGTTCCTCGAACGCGCCCTGAAGCTCGCCGACAACGAGACGCTGAAGATCCGCTCGCACCGCGCGCTTGCGCGTCTGCACGAGCAGCTTGGAGATACCGATAAGGCGAGCCAGCATTATCGCGAGAGTGCATTGGCGATGAACGTGACATGA